The following are encoded in a window of Streptomyces sp. 11x1 genomic DNA:
- a CDS encoding sirohydrochlorin chelatase yields MVRKPVLLVVAHGSRDPRHAATVHALVRRVRALRPGLRVETGFLDFNLPSVHGVLESLAAEGVRDVVALPLLLTRAFHAKADIPAVLREAPPSLRVRQAEVLGPSPLLLSALERRLYEAGLSPADKSSTGVVLASAGSTDPEAIAVIAEIAREWRHTGWCAVRPAFASASLPRTEDAVRELRALGCARVAVAPYVIAPGRLPDRIAAGADVAGADVLSEVLGPAPELAALLLRRYAEALRQGQLTAA; encoded by the coding sequence ATGGTCAGGAAGCCGGTCCTCCTCGTCGTCGCCCACGGCAGCCGCGACCCGCGGCACGCCGCGACCGTGCACGCCCTGGTGCGGCGGGTGCGGGCGCTGCGCCCCGGGCTGCGGGTGGAGACCGGCTTCCTGGACTTCAACCTCCCCTCGGTCCACGGGGTGCTGGAGTCGCTCGCGGCGGAGGGCGTACGGGATGTGGTGGCCCTGCCGCTGCTGCTGACCCGTGCCTTCCACGCCAAGGCCGACATCCCGGCGGTCCTGCGCGAGGCGCCGCCGTCCCTGCGTGTCCGCCAGGCGGAGGTGCTCGGCCCGTCGCCGCTGCTGCTGTCGGCCCTCGAACGCCGGCTGTACGAGGCGGGGCTGAGCCCCGCCGACAAGTCCTCGACCGGGGTCGTGCTGGCCTCGGCGGGGTCCACCGACCCGGAGGCGATCGCGGTGATCGCAGAAATCGCGCGGGAGTGGCGGCACACCGGCTGGTGCGCCGTGCGACCCGCGTTCGCCTCCGCGTCCCTTCCTCGTACGGAGGACGCCGTACGGGAGCTGCGGGCGCTCGGCTGCGCACGGGTGGCCGTGGCGCCGTACGTCATCGCGCCGGGACGGCTGCCCGACCGGATCGCCGCCGGCGCGGACGTGGCGGGCGCGGACGTCCTGTCCGAGGTGCTCGGCCCAGCCCCCGAACTGGCCGCGCTGCTGCTGCGCCGGTACGCGGAGGCGCTCCGGCAGGGGCAGCTCACCGCCGCCTGA